One stretch of Candidatus Nitrosotenuis cloacae DNA includes these proteins:
- a CDS encoding SemiSWEET family sugar transporter, translated as MIEDLWVSILGSVAAALVTGSFVPQVIRGYRTKSLNDVSYWLMITICVGLCLWIVYGIIKQDWVIIGANISTIALNVILLGLKIKYSK; from the coding sequence ATGATCGAAGACCTCTGGGTATCAATTCTGGGTAGTGTGGCAGCTGCCCTAGTTACTGGGAGTTTTGTGCCACAAGTGATTCGTGGTTATAGGACAAAGAGCCTAAATGACGTCTCGTATTGGCTCATGATTACCATATGTGTTGGGCTTTGTCTGTGGATCGTATATGGTATAATAAAACAGGACTGGGTCATAATTGGCGCCAACATCTCTACAATAGCGCTAAACGTGATATTATTGGGACTGAAGATCAAGTATTCAAAATAA
- a CDS encoding PfkB family carbohydrate kinase has translation MKLAVFSHCTIDEIKINDDLYERPGGPACYCGLAAREMGFDVELVTKFGTDYTFSDQLSQNKIKFQNTPSQKPTTRFRLEINDTDRTLWIKNTCDKIEYTKTNADGILISPVFDEVSLDVLEKIKSDANLVALDPQGFLRRAGPDGMVSFERTNLDLSNIDVLKSDPGEVNNLTGLEGLEGAKLLHKKIDHILYTNKRDVSLFYKNKQYSITLPNMDIFDTSGVGDIFTATYCCTMLKEKDALWALSFAGGAAQAALESKEVGLDKIPPKGATQTNASYFYNIIKFKDV, from the coding sequence GTGAAGCTTGCCGTTTTCTCGCATTGTACAATAGATGAGATAAAGATCAATGATGATCTGTATGAGAGGCCTGGTGGGCCTGCATGCTATTGCGGACTGGCTGCTAGGGAAATGGGTTTTGATGTGGAACTGGTGACAAAGTTTGGAACAGATTACACATTTTCTGATCAATTATCTCAAAACAAAATAAAATTTCAAAATACACCATCGCAAAAACCAACGACTAGATTCAGATTGGAAATAAACGATACCGACAGGACATTGTGGATAAAAAATACATGCGATAAAATCGAATACACCAAAACTAATGCAGATGGAATTCTGATCAGCCCAGTCTTTGATGAAGTATCTTTGGATGTATTGGAGAAGATAAAATCCGATGCAAACTTGGTCGCATTGGATCCTCAGGGGTTTTTGAGGCGGGCAGGGCCTGATGGTATGGTATCATTTGAGCGAACAAATCTGGACCTATCAAACATTGATGTGTTAAAGTCCGACCCAGGCGAGGTGAATAATCTGACAGGTCTTGAAGGACTGGAAGGCGCCAAACTGTTGCACAAAAAAATAGATCACATACTATACACAAACAAGCGCGACGTGTCATTATTTTACAAAAACAAACAATATTCCATCACGCTACCCAACATGGATATTTTTGATACATCTGGTGTTGGCGATATCTTTACTGCCACATATTGTTGTACAATGTTAAAGGAAAAGGATGCTTTGTGGGCACTAAGCTTTGCAGGTGGTGCAGCTCAGGCAGCTCTGGAATCAAAAGAGGTTGGACTGGACAAAATACCGCCAAAAGGCGCCACCCAGACAAATGCCTCGTATTTCTACAATATTATAAAGTTCAAAGACGTCTAA
- a CDS encoding 30S ribosomal protein S26e: MPLKRASRGRRKGGKGSSDRIQCTNCGATVPKDKAKKVTSRLSLVEHSLAKELRAQGAYIASPSILKWYCISCAIHFGILKIRSADSRRKTGRLR; encoded by the coding sequence ATGCCATTAAAGCGTGCAAGCAGAGGACGACGAAAGGGCGGCAAGGGCTCATCTGACCGTATACAGTGCACAAACTGCGGAGCAACCGTACCAAAAGACAAGGCAAAAAAAGTCACATCAAGACTAAGCTTGGTTGAGCACTCACTTGCAAAAGAGCTCAGAGCACAAGGAGCATACATTGCATCACCATCAATTCTAAAATGGTACTGCATCTCTTGCGCAATTCACTTTGGCATCCTGAAAATCAGATCAGCTGATTCTCGAAGAAAGACTGGCAGATTACGTTAG
- a CDS encoding CDP-alcohol phosphatidyltransferase family protein has protein sequence MLNNLRDSLKPTLEKLGAKFGATGLSPNFWTGVGLGFAFLCSMVYGLNSYITHPWFNAAIIGGILLLVSGFFDMVDGQVARYTKKVSKKGGFLDSVFDKIAEVAIFAGLLVGGFAEPIWVLLAITLSLLVSYTRSRAESLGIKLQGIGIGERAERLLVIAIIGMIPGLMPYAIGIVIVIAGITFIQRIIVTSKNIAD, from the coding sequence TTGCTAAATAATCTACGAGACTCGCTAAAACCAACACTGGAAAAGCTTGGCGCAAAGTTTGGCGCAACTGGACTTTCTCCCAACTTTTGGACCGGCGTTGGATTGGGTTTTGCGTTTTTGTGCTCGATGGTATATGGTCTAAATTCGTACATAACACATCCTTGGTTCAACGCTGCAATAATTGGCGGCATATTGCTTTTGGTTTCTGGATTTTTTGATATGGTGGACGGCCAAGTTGCCAGATACACCAAAAAGGTCTCAAAAAAGGGCGGATTTCTGGACTCTGTGTTTGACAAGATTGCCGAGGTTGCAATCTTTGCTGGATTGTTAGTTGGAGGATTTGCCGAGCCAATCTGGGTTTTATTGGCAATCACACTATCATTGCTGGTCAGCTATACAAGATCCAGAGCAGAATCACTTGGAATCAAGCTGCAGGGAATAGGAATTGGCGAGCGAGCAGAGAGATTGCTAGTAATTGCAATAATTGGTATGATTCCTGGCTTGATGCCGTATGCCATAGGAATTGTGATAGTAATTGCCGGAATTACCTTTATTCAGAGAATTATAGTGACGTCAAAAAACATTGCAGACTAA
- a CDS encoding response regulator, which produces MNFTMGMNILVAEDSVAYGVLYQEIFQSKGHTVKLTFDGQECVDEYSSNKSYDVVILDYGMPKKNGLDAAKEILAINPKQNIVFISSFGDQLESQIEDLGWGKKVQFVEKPFSSVALVNKVEQQYSESLQKIPAK; this is translated from the coding sequence ATGAATTTCACAATGGGCATGAATATTTTGGTCGCAGAGGACAGCGTCGCATATGGGGTATTATACCAAGAGATATTTCAATCAAAAGGCCATACAGTCAAGCTGACATTTGATGGACAGGAATGTGTAGACGAGTATTCATCCAACAAATCTTACGATGTGGTGATTTTGGATTATGGTATGCCAAAAAAGAATGGGCTTGATGCAGCAAAGGAAATTCTGGCAATAAATCCAAAGCAAAACATTGTCTTTATCTCAAGCTTTGGTGATCAGCTGGAATCACAAATTGAGGATCTTGGGTGGGGCAAAAAGGTCCAATTTGTGGAAAAGCCCTTCAGCTCAGTTGCTCTGGTCAATAAAGTAGAGCAACAATATTCAGAATCACTCCAAAAAATACCTGCCAAGTAA
- the speB gene encoding agmatinase has protein sequence MSYLDLYLTKDPLLISPGEAKNPTATVFGIPFDSTHSYKPGCRFGPDAIRKAFNNIEIFHPDLGIDLETASIEDLGNTMHTANVEDMLDMVGKLTSELTKKDRLLVILGGEHSLTYGTYMNVPKDTGYIVFDAHYDLRDGYAGEQYSHASYLRRVVEKKGADKIIHVGARSFVKEELSFLKENKIKTITDRDIRDGKGPKMVKDALSTFDKTYISVDLDVLDPAFAPGVGNPEAVGITSRELFDMIHATKDSKISVLDVVELNPTYDNGATASLAAKLLSTLVAMNFK, from the coding sequence ATGAGTTATCTGGATTTGTATCTGACCAAGGATCCACTGTTAATCAGTCCGGGTGAGGCAAAAAATCCAACTGCCACGGTATTTGGTATTCCATTTGATTCAACTCATTCTTACAAGCCCGGCTGCCGATTTGGCCCAGATGCAATAAGAAAGGCCTTTAACAATATCGAGATTTTCCATCCTGATTTAGGAATTGATCTGGAAACTGCATCAATTGAAGACTTGGGCAATACGATGCACACTGCAAATGTGGAAGACATGTTGGATATGGTGGGTAAATTAACATCAGAGCTGACCAAAAAAGACCGACTGTTGGTGATTCTGGGTGGTGAGCACTCCCTCACATATGGAACATACATGAATGTCCCAAAAGACACCGGATACATCGTATTTGATGCTCATTATGATCTACGAGACGGATATGCCGGGGAACAATACAGTCACGCATCATATCTTAGACGAGTAGTTGAGAAAAAAGGTGCAGACAAAATAATTCATGTCGGTGCACGATCGTTTGTCAAAGAAGAACTATCATTTCTCAAAGAAAACAAAATCAAAACTATCACCGACAGAGATATTCGCGATGGCAAAGGACCAAAGATGGTAAAAGACGCTCTGTCTACATTTGATAAAACATACATCAGCGTAGACTTGGACGTGCTGGATCCTGCATTTGCGCCAGGTGTTGGTAACCCAGAGGCAGTAGGAATCACATCCCGCGAATTGTTTGATATGATCCATGCGACCAAGGACTCGAAAATCTCGGTGCTGGATGTGGTGGAATTAAACCCAACATATGATAATGGCGCTACGGCATCGCTTGCAGCCAAGCTGTTATCTACACTGGTTGCCATGAATTTTAAATAG
- a CDS encoding NAD(+)/NADH kinase has product MQIGISGLTPNDIAVKTIKTVLDDYGITSTYVGYKARKDLDCIIVTGGDRGVRNYFHKTQDAQVPVLGVGESESSGFLAQVDLKEFSSMVNRIKKSDYEISEFSRLAVKIDGKPVYPVLNDVAVFSSKSAMLMEHVLRVNHEEVWHDSSDGVIISTPTGSSAYSMSAGGPMIFQDSPVFGIVSVNSLDITRRPLIVHDTSLIEVDDVRSRLFCEVVLDGVDRFRINNTLECTKSAPSAKVIKIKKDSTAVSALTKKVRLAEDLLNMPPSSKLLLKTLEYEGSLTQRDLVTRTLLPDRTVRLALRHLLDKGYVKKKISIRDARQKIYEISKT; this is encoded by the coding sequence GTGCAAATAGGAATCTCTGGTCTTACACCAAATGACATTGCAGTGAAAACAATCAAGACCGTTTTAGATGATTATGGAATTACATCGACCTATGTTGGATACAAGGCAAGAAAGGACCTTGATTGCATTATAGTGACTGGCGGTGATAGGGGTGTTCGCAATTATTTTCACAAAACCCAGGACGCACAGGTCCCTGTCCTCGGTGTTGGCGAGTCCGAGTCCAGTGGTTTTTTGGCACAAGTTGATCTAAAGGAATTCTCCAGTATGGTAAACAGGATAAAAAAATCAGACTATGAGATATCGGAATTTTCAAGGCTGGCAGTCAAAATAGATGGCAAGCCCGTCTATCCAGTACTGAATGATGTAGCTGTGTTTTCATCAAAATCTGCCATGTTAATGGAGCATGTATTGCGAGTAAACCATGAAGAGGTCTGGCATGATTCCAGTGATGGTGTAATCATATCAACACCTACTGGCTCGTCTGCATATTCAATGTCGGCAGGAGGACCAATGATATTTCAGGACTCGCCAGTGTTTGGTATTGTATCTGTTAATTCTCTAGATATTACCAGGAGACCGCTAATCGTCCATGACACCAGCCTAATTGAGGTAGATGATGTACGATCCAGACTGTTCTGCGAAGTGGTATTGGATGGTGTGGATAGATTCAGAATAAACAATACACTCGAGTGCACAAAATCCGCACCATCTGCCAAGGTCATAAAAATAAAAAAAGACTCTACTGCAGTATCTGCTCTGACCAAAAAGGTCCGGCTGGCAGAAGACCTGCTAAACATGCCTCCAAGCTCAAAGCTTTTGCTAAAAACACTGGAATATGAGGGGTCTTTGACTCAGCGAGACCTAGTCACCAGAACCTTACTCCCAGACAGAACAGTCCGACTGGCGCTGCGACATTTATTGGACAAGGGCTATGTCAAAAAGAAGATATCAATTCGAGATGCACGGCAGAAAATCTACGAAATATCAAAGACCTAG
- a CDS encoding HAMP domain-containing protein: MRAPIPVTLDKKLVSLVMTVSLIGIGITIFFSFHYANIILEERVINQLKGESAIRGASVDNILSSKIEQIQVITTNPMIKNLMIGLNAISDDEKLAESIADHRFGFLVEVQAFEASIGGLNDLENVEIIGINGKRHFALVNTKTKESYLDDPTFIKGTKETFSQIMLGKDNKRKTVTVSPIYEKSKESAILGVAIITANTKLVDQILLDRQGLGKTGEAYLVNENGILVSESRFIPNAAFNQKIDNIPVETCFTTGQNHYGSYNDYRHRDVEGASSCIKNLGLVLLVEIDNEEIFEPVADLRDKIIVLGAIITIIVGAAAFFLSKLLSKPLIKLKNAANQIANGDFNVRTNIKTKDEIGQLAHSFDQMAEKIQDSLLKIKEREDVIKQQKDILLQFSQYSSNYCVCFVDIVGSTKLTAKLSDMETSKFYSIFLNSTATAITQNHGVVVKNIGDALLYYFPKTDSDESEPFSEMMHCCMKLIEARQTINHALLAEKLPEVSYRISAMFGPVRVAIVATSAIDDIFGSTVNTCSKINSLARPNTLVIGESLYQKVRTIKGYEFEKISDYTIDADNKFAVYLVSQKSD; encoded by the coding sequence ATGAGGGCTCCAATTCCTGTCACGCTGGACAAAAAGCTTGTCTCACTGGTCATGACAGTATCCCTAATTGGAATCGGAATCACCATCTTCTTTTCATTTCATTACGCAAACATCATACTGGAAGAGAGGGTCATAAACCAGCTAAAGGGAGAATCTGCAATCAGGGGCGCATCAGTGGACAATATTTTGAGCTCCAAAATAGAGCAAATTCAAGTAATCACCACAAATCCAATGATAAAGAATCTGATGATTGGCCTAAACGCCATATCGGACGATGAAAAACTGGCAGAGTCAATTGCGGATCATCGATTCGGGTTTCTAGTGGAGGTGCAAGCATTTGAGGCAAGCATCGGCGGACTGAATGATCTTGAAAACGTTGAGATAATCGGAATTAATGGCAAGCGCCACTTTGCTTTGGTAAACACAAAGACTAAGGAAAGTTATTTGGATGACCCGACTTTCATCAAAGGTACAAAAGAAACATTCTCACAAATTATGCTTGGCAAGGACAACAAAAGAAAGACAGTCACGGTATCACCAATATACGAAAAATCAAAGGAGAGTGCAATACTCGGTGTTGCAATAATTACCGCAAACACAAAACTAGTTGATCAAATTCTGCTGGACAGGCAAGGCCTAGGGAAAACAGGTGAGGCATACTTGGTAAATGAAAACGGTATCTTGGTATCCGAGTCAAGATTCATTCCAAATGCGGCATTTAATCAAAAAATAGACAACATACCTGTTGAAACATGCTTTACCACAGGCCAAAATCACTACGGTTCATACAATGATTACAGACACCGAGATGTGGAAGGCGCATCAAGCTGCATCAAAAATTTGGGCTTGGTGTTACTAGTAGAGATAGACAATGAAGAGATATTTGAGCCAGTAGCAGACCTTAGAGACAAAATTATCGTACTTGGTGCAATCATCACCATAATAGTTGGAGCTGCTGCATTCTTTCTCTCAAAGTTATTGTCAAAGCCGTTAATCAAGCTAAAAAACGCTGCAAACCAAATCGCAAACGGTGACTTTAATGTCAGAACCAACATCAAGACAAAAGACGAGATTGGGCAGCTTGCGCATTCCTTTGATCAGATGGCAGAAAAGATCCAAGACTCGCTGCTCAAAATCAAGGAAAGAGAAGACGTAATCAAGCAGCAAAAAGACATCCTATTGCAGTTCTCTCAGTATAGTTCCAATTATTGTGTGTGTTTTGTGGATATTGTAGGTTCTACGAAACTTACTGCCAAGCTATCAGACATGGAGACTAGCAAGTTTTACTCGATATTTCTAAATTCTACTGCCACTGCAATTACACAAAACCATGGCGTGGTGGTCAAAAACATTGGTGATGCGTTACTGTATTATTTTCCAAAGACCGACTCTGATGAATCAGAGCCATTCTCAGAGATGATGCATTGCTGTATGAAGTTAATCGAGGCAAGGCAGACAATAAACCATGCATTACTTGCTGAAAAACTGCCAGAGGTCAGCTATAGAATCAGCGCAATGTTTGGCCCAGTTCGAGTAGCAATAGTTGCAACATCTGCCATTGATGATATCTTTGGCTCTACAGTAAACACATGCTCCAAGATCAATTCGCTTGCAAGACCAAACACATTGGTAATTGGTGAATCGCTATACCAAAAGGTAAGGACCATCAAAGGATACGAGTTTGAAAAAATATCAGACTACACCATAGATGCAGATAACAAGTTTGCAGTGTATCTGGTATCGCAAAAATCCGACTAG
- a CDS encoding CTP synthase, translated as MQTKFIFVTGGVMSGLGKGVVSSSIAKLLQLSNQKVSCVKIDPYLNYDAGTMNPIAHGEVYVTDDGGECDMDIGNYERFLNQNIRKTHNITTAQIYSSVIEAERKGEYLGACVQIIPHVTDEIKRRIRKIAEDEKLDMLVVECGGTVGDIESLPFLEALRQLRLEEGPTGVIFVHVTLAPSLDVVGEQKTKPTQHSVQELRRIGIQPDLMAVRCTTPLLESTKKKISMFTNVTANDVFSCHDVKSIFMVPQILFEQGIVDTIFTKFGKVGMINSAANWDSWNRIVQSMQHGEGEIKIAMVGKYVTLADSYVSVNHALKHAGAKIGKTITIDWIDSEGINGNVDILSKYNGILVPGGFGSRGSEGIIKTANFAREKNIPYLGICFGFQLAAVAFGRHVCNYSDANSTELDPNTTHPIVDLLPEQKTVSNMGGSLRLGAHDITIKQNTIAHKTYSSDHVARRHRHRYEINTKYLEAFEKNGLIFSAESDNSKRMEMLEIPSHKFYFGVQFHPEFNSRPGFPEESFEAFIRASAS; from the coding sequence GTGCAGACAAAGTTCATTTTTGTGACAGGTGGAGTCATGTCCGGCCTAGGCAAGGGTGTAGTCTCATCATCGATTGCCAAACTATTACAATTATCAAACCAAAAGGTCTCTTGTGTAAAGATAGATCCATACCTAAACTATGACGCAGGTACCATGAATCCTATCGCACACGGTGAGGTCTATGTTACGGACGATGGCGGCGAATGCGATATGGATATTGGTAACTATGAGCGATTCCTAAACCAAAACATCCGAAAAACCCACAACATTACAACTGCCCAGATTTACTCTTCTGTAATAGAGGCTGAAAGAAAGGGCGAATATTTGGGCGCATGTGTTCAGATCATACCCCATGTCACAGACGAGATAAAGCGAAGAATTCGCAAAATAGCCGAAGACGAAAAGCTTGACATGTTGGTAGTAGAGTGTGGTGGAACAGTTGGAGATATAGAATCATTGCCATTTTTAGAGGCACTAAGACAGCTAAGACTGGAAGAAGGTCCAACAGGTGTTATTTTCGTCCACGTTACTTTGGCACCATCACTAGATGTGGTAGGTGAGCAAAAGACCAAACCAACACAACACTCCGTCCAGGAATTGCGAAGAATCGGTATCCAGCCAGACTTGATGGCAGTGAGATGTACCACACCATTATTGGAATCAACAAAGAAAAAAATCTCCATGTTTACAAACGTAACCGCAAATGATGTATTTTCATGCCATGATGTAAAGTCCATCTTTATGGTGCCGCAGATTCTATTTGAGCAGGGAATTGTAGATACGATATTTACTAAATTTGGCAAGGTAGGCATGATAAACTCCGCTGCAAACTGGGACAGCTGGAACAGAATTGTCCAGTCAATGCAGCACGGCGAAGGCGAAATAAAAATAGCAATGGTTGGAAAATACGTCACACTGGCAGATAGCTATGTCAGCGTAAACCACGCACTAAAACACGCAGGCGCAAAGATAGGAAAAACCATCACAATAGACTGGATTGACTCAGAGGGAATAAACGGAAACGTGGACATACTATCAAAGTATAACGGAATTTTAGTGCCGGGAGGATTTGGTTCTAGAGGCTCTGAGGGAATAATAAAAACAGCAAACTTTGCAAGAGAGAAAAATATTCCATATCTTGGAATCTGTTTTGGATTTCAGCTTGCAGCAGTTGCATTTGGCAGACACGTTTGTAATTATTCCGATGCAAATTCGACAGAGCTAGACCCAAACACTACACATCCAATAGTGGATTTGCTGCCAGAGCAAAAAACAGTATCAAACATGGGCGGCTCACTAAGACTGGGGGCGCACGACATTACCATCAAACAAAATACCATAGCTCACAAGACATACAGCTCTGATCATGTTGCAAGGCGACATCGACACCGATATGAAATCAACACCAAATATCTGGAAGCATTTGAGAAAAACGGATTGATCTTTTCAGCAGAATCTGATAATTCCAAGAGAATGGAGATGCTAGAGATACCGTCTCACAAATTCTATTTTGGGGTACAATTCCACCCAGAGTTTAACAGCAGGCCTGGCTTTCCAGAGGAATCCTTTGAGGCCTTTATTCGTGCATCTGCAAGCTAG
- a CDS encoding threonine--tRNA ligase, with the protein MRVLQLHCDSIEYNPIKKEIKSAEEITPEPKKIEEVVVCFVAIESGDDSEIAQKAIAEIKTSMGKVGCKKLLLYPYAHLSSNLASPSTALSLLKEMESSASDLEVSHAPFGWTKSYNVKVKGHPLAESSKVFTKEGPSHDHHGHSHDDEGQASEALKSESKIKSFWYIMSPDGIMTEVDKFNFAKHQKLEVLAKYEAAKKRAVDEPPPHVKLMKKMAIADYEPASDSGNMRFYPNGRLIKSLLERFVTDQVKEYGGLEVETPIMYDSHHPSMESYFNRFPARQYNINTEGKQLFLRFAACFGQFLMANDFQISYKNMPMKLYELTRYSFRREQSGELVGLRRLRAFTMPDCHAFCTDIPQAIDEFRKRFDLSQHVLKEVGITEPDYEMAIRFTEEFYNENKSHIEELVKKMGKPVLVEMWKERFFYFVLKWEFNYVDDMGKASALSTDQIDVENGMRYGIKYFDENNIPHHPIILHNSPSGAIERVIYALLEKAALDQKQGRKAHLPLWLAPTQVRIIPLKEEFYSHCEALADKLVSQEIRVDIDDRNESVGKRIRESETEWIQYSLVIGEKEIGQPNLSVRDRKTGDVKEISFDAFVEEIKSQTVGKPFTKLNMSRHLSKRPQIMV; encoded by the coding sequence GTGCGAGTATTACAATTACACTGCGATAGCATAGAGTATAATCCAATCAAAAAAGAGATAAAATCTGCAGAAGAAATAACGCCAGAACCAAAAAAAATTGAAGAGGTAGTTGTCTGTTTTGTGGCAATTGAATCCGGTGATGACTCTGAAATTGCGCAAAAGGCAATTGCCGAGATCAAGACCAGCATGGGAAAGGTTGGATGCAAAAAATTATTGTTATACCCATATGCCCATTTGAGCTCAAACCTGGCATCGCCAAGCACCGCACTATCACTACTAAAAGAAATGGAGTCGTCCGCATCTGATCTGGAAGTATCTCATGCGCCGTTTGGCTGGACCAAATCATACAATGTCAAAGTAAAGGGGCATCCACTAGCAGAAAGCTCAAAGGTCTTTACAAAAGAAGGACCATCCCATGATCACCATGGACACTCACATGATGATGAGGGCCAAGCATCAGAGGCACTAAAATCTGAATCCAAAATCAAGTCCTTCTGGTATATCATGTCACCAGATGGTATCATGACTGAGGTTGACAAGTTTAACTTTGCAAAACATCAAAAACTAGAGGTCTTGGCAAAATACGAGGCCGCCAAGAAAAGGGCAGTGGATGAGCCACCACCACACGTTAAACTAATGAAAAAGATGGCAATTGCAGACTACGAGCCTGCATCAGATTCTGGCAACATGAGGTTTTACCCAAATGGACGATTAATCAAGTCCTTGTTGGAGCGATTCGTCACAGACCAAGTCAAGGAATATGGCGGATTGGAAGTAGAGACTCCAATAATGTATGATTCGCATCACCCAAGCATGGAGAGCTACTTTAATCGATTCCCGGCAAGACAATACAACATCAACACAGAAGGCAAGCAACTGTTTTTGAGATTTGCAGCATGCTTTGGACAGTTCCTAATGGCAAATGACTTTCAAATCTCTTACAAGAACATGCCAATGAAACTGTACGAGCTTACCAGATATAGCTTTAGGCGAGAACAATCCGGAGAATTGGTTGGCCTCAGAAGATTGCGTGCATTTACAATGCCTGATTGCCATGCGTTTTGCACCGACATTCCGCAAGCAATAGATGAATTCAGGAAACGCTTTGATCTATCACAACATGTCCTAAAAGAGGTTGGAATTACAGAGCCAGACTATGAGATGGCAATCCGTTTCACAGAAGAATTTTACAATGAAAATAAATCCCACATTGAAGAGCTGGTCAAAAAGATGGGAAAGCCAGTCCTAGTAGAAATGTGGAAGGAGAGATTTTTCTATTTTGTCTTAAAATGGGAATTCAACTATGTGGATGATATGGGAAAAGCATCTGCGCTATCCACTGATCAAATCGATGTGGAAAACGGAATGCGCTATGGAATAAAATATTTTGATGAAAACAACATACCACACCATCCAATCATACTACACAATTCACCAAGCGGTGCCATAGAGCGAGTAATCTATGCGTTATTGGAAAAAGCAGCCTTGGACCAAAAACAAGGAAGAAAGGCACATCTGCCACTGTGGCTTGCCCCAACTCAGGTTAGGATCATACCTCTAAAGGAAGAGTTTTACTCACATTGTGAAGCCCTTGCGGACAAGCTAGTATCGCAAGAGATTCGTGTTGATATAGATGATAGAAACGAAAGCGTAGGCAAAAGAATCCGAGAATCCGAAACAGAATGGATTCAATATAGTCTGGTGATTGGCGAAAAAGAGATTGGCCAGCCAAACCTTTCAGTTAGGGACAGAAAGACAGGTGATGTCAAAGAAATATCATTTGATGCATTTGTTGAGGAGATAAAGTCTCAGACTGTCGGCAAGCCATTTACCAAGCTGAACATGTCGCGTCATCTATCCAAACGACCGCAAATAATGGTCTAA